A window of Cohnella herbarum contains these coding sequences:
- a CDS encoding carbohydrate ABC transporter permease, translating to MNTTKTQHYASLALLTLGIAFISAPLLILLFSSFKPNSEVYAFPFHFFPKLWTLGNYSSAWSNNLSLYAWNSLVTSLIPTATTIVTGLLAAYALAKMTFVGKGALLKFIVLMMLVPFDILIVPMFQLFKGFQLLDTLTGIMIPGLVSAFGVFLMRQFMLQIPDELIEAARIDGCGLGGIIVKLVLPNVKPGIAVLGITTFLHNWNVFTWPFIITSGDVNKTLSVGLASMVTSINNFNPGALLAGGIIMIIPVFVLFVIFQKGITQVYMTTGIK from the coding sequence ATGAATACAACCAAGACTCAGCATTATGCGAGCCTGGCTTTGTTGACGCTCGGTATCGCCTTTATTTCCGCGCCGCTCCTAATTTTGCTGTTCTCTTCCTTCAAGCCGAACTCGGAAGTGTACGCTTTCCCGTTTCATTTCTTTCCCAAGCTGTGGACGCTGGGCAATTACAGCAGCGCCTGGAGCAACAATCTAAGCCTGTACGCATGGAATTCGCTCGTCACCTCGTTAATACCGACGGCGACGACGATCGTTACCGGATTGCTAGCGGCTTACGCGCTAGCCAAGATGACGTTCGTCGGCAAAGGCGCCCTGTTGAAGTTCATCGTCCTGATGATGCTCGTTCCATTCGATATTTTGATCGTTCCGATGTTTCAATTGTTCAAGGGTTTTCAACTGCTGGACACGCTGACGGGCATTATGATTCCCGGTCTGGTGAGCGCCTTCGGAGTGTTCCTGATGAGGCAGTTCATGCTGCAAATTCCGGACGAACTCATTGAAGCCGCGCGGATCGACGGGTGCGGGCTAGGGGGCATCATCGTCAAGCTGGTGTTGCCGAACGTAAAACCCGGCATAGCGGTGTTAGGCATTACAACGTTTCTGCACAACTGGAACGTCTTCACGTGGCCGTTCATCATAACCTCCGGCGACGTCAACAAGACGCTGTCCGTGGGGCTGGCGAGCATGGTCACGTCGATCAACAACTTCAATCCGGGGGCGCTGCTGGCCGGCGGGATCATCATGATCATTCCGGTGTTCGTCCTGTTCGTGATATTCCAAAAAGGCATTACGCAAGTCTATATGACTACCGGAATTAAATAG
- a CDS encoding sensor histidine kinase yields MMPTSMRSRMVLLVLLLIMVLTMAVAFIVLRYNYQSAKSMADDYNHQLALDTMESLDIKNKKYGEISLQIVMSHLVQERLPRMIRADTADEAYLVFKTELVGFLNQYYYTSDEIESIRVWFGDDNILFVGESKLKGDGGYEQQPGYRLARVSPTHLAWVSNDNGTLSQWHVITSFQSKRSPNNGSANPVIGAVEINMKPQRLLESMDKLKVIPNARFSYVNEDDSLLVQYPEVRRDGPFHSDTAMLQAFRAEGGKPLASGLRSDGYIYIFERSYLGIYLIISYPVQTFLQYVAVAGVPIALVALLVLLLSLVGVLYISQMTTKPLRMLLKGIRAFGEGSLDEKIPITGVREIDLIGGGLNRMARQIQQLLEREVQFKQVEHDLAMKNKQAELRALRNQINPHFLFNTLQSIHSVALRKTGQETEINRMIIHLSKLLRESIYHIGNRVTVEEELNNLWAYVELQQYRFKGRFRVKWDVHYESLSKTLPCLILQPLMENAINHGAFHAECEEVPIVVSSSYLDGILTICVRDEGCGMHRETLEGLKWSLDGERAPSTNGHGVGLFNTHNRLKYEFGDLYAMRIESRPDAGTSVRLIIRDQNQLNERQAVEEHV; encoded by the coding sequence ATGATGCCGACATCGATGCGCAGCAGAATGGTATTGCTTGTCCTTCTACTGATCATGGTGCTTACCATGGCCGTTGCTTTTATCGTGCTCCGTTACAATTACCAATCGGCGAAATCCATGGCCGACGACTACAATCACCAATTAGCGCTTGACACCATGGAATCGCTCGATATCAAGAACAAGAAGTACGGCGAGATTTCTCTGCAAATCGTCATGAGCCACCTGGTGCAAGAGCGGTTGCCCCGCATGATTCGCGCCGACACGGCCGACGAGGCGTACCTGGTCTTCAAGACCGAGCTGGTCGGCTTCCTCAATCAGTACTACTATACTTCCGATGAAATCGAAAGCATTCGCGTCTGGTTCGGCGACGACAATATATTGTTCGTCGGCGAATCTAAGCTGAAGGGTGACGGTGGGTACGAGCAGCAGCCCGGCTACCGGTTGGCCAGAGTGAGTCCGACCCATCTGGCTTGGGTGTCCAACGACAACGGGACGTTATCCCAGTGGCACGTCATCACGAGCTTTCAGAGCAAGCGAAGTCCGAATAACGGCAGCGCCAATCCGGTCATCGGGGCGGTCGAAATTAATATGAAGCCGCAGCGTCTGCTCGAAAGCATGGATAAGCTGAAGGTTATCCCGAACGCAAGATTCAGTTATGTCAACGAGGACGACAGCTTGTTGGTTCAATATCCGGAAGTGCGGAGAGACGGGCCGTTTCATTCGGATACGGCGATGCTGCAAGCCTTCCGAGCTGAAGGCGGAAAACCTCTCGCGTCCGGGCTGCGTTCGGACGGTTATATTTATATTTTCGAGCGATCGTATTTAGGCATCTACTTGATTATCTCCTATCCCGTGCAGACGTTCCTGCAGTACGTGGCGGTGGCCGGCGTGCCGATTGCGCTCGTGGCTCTGTTGGTGCTGCTGCTCTCGCTGGTCGGCGTCCTCTATATTTCACAGATGACAACAAAGCCGCTGCGCATGCTGCTGAAGGGCATCCGCGCTTTCGGCGAAGGCAGCTTGGACGAGAAGATCCCGATAACCGGCGTGCGGGAAATCGATCTGATCGGCGGCGGACTGAACCGCATGGCGCGGCAAATCCAGCAATTGCTGGAAAGAGAAGTGCAGTTCAAGCAAGTCGAGCACGATCTGGCTATGAAGAACAAGCAGGCCGAATTGCGAGCGCTACGCAATCAGATAAATCCCCACTTCCTATTTAATACGCTTCAATCCATCCACTCGGTCGCTCTCCGCAAGACGGGCCAAGAAACGGAAATCAACCGGATGATCATCCATTTGTCCAAGCTCCTGCGCGAGAGTATCTATCATATCGGAAACAGAGTCACGGTCGAAGAAGAGCTCAACAATCTATGGGCGTACGTCGAGCTGCAACAGTACCGGTTCAAGGGGCGATTCCGCGTCAAGTGGGACGTTCACTATGAATCGCTGTCCAAAACATTGCCCTGTCTGATTCTACAGCCACTAATGGAAAATGCGATCAATCATGGGGCATTCCACGCCGAGTGCGAGGAGGTGCCTATTGTCGTAAGCAGTTCCTATCTAGACGGCATATTGACGATTTGCGTCCGCGACGAAGGTTGCGGTATGCACCGGGAGACGCTGGAGGGTTTAAAGTGGAGCTTGGACGGCGAACGAGCGCCGAGCACAAACGGACACGGCGTCGGATTGTTCAATACGCACAACCGGCTGAAATACGAGTTCGGAGATTTGTACGCCATGAGAATCGAAAGCCGACCCGATGCCGGCACAAGTGTGCGACTTATCATCCGGGATCAGAACCAACTCAATGAACGACAGGCGGTGGAAGAGCATGTATAA
- a CDS encoding response regulator, whose protein sequence is MYKVLIVDDEAMIREDLKDFVKWEAAGFTEARLAGSGQAALQAAAETDFDLVLADINMPRMNGLVMIRKLRESGYKGHIVVITAYGEFEYAQQAITLGVKDYILKPIDFREMNVIVRRIAEQLREETRTVRQQLFAGEAEKASAELLVAAAMQRRERAEEAIETLFAAWERQRQPLSAVLSALRQSIVQAEAQLNGHNPAYYASKQSVFLELLHRQAACATEQDARLLFRQLAAHMIDCYEEAGTEERGSFSQLKPLIKAHLGEEISLEWLAQRVHISANYLSVVFKKETGENFNEFVMRERMMSARELLGSQEHRIIDIGVKVGYANYRSFSRAFKNFFGLSPSEFRDQHGCR, encoded by the coding sequence ATGTATAAGGTGTTGATCGTCGACGACGAGGCGATGATTCGCGAGGATCTCAAGGATTTCGTAAAATGGGAAGCCGCCGGCTTTACGGAAGCGAGGCTTGCCGGAAGCGGCCAGGCGGCGCTTCAAGCGGCGGCGGAAACGGATTTCGACTTAGTGCTTGCCGACATCAATATGCCCCGCATGAACGGGCTTGTCATGATACGGAAATTAAGGGAGTCGGGCTACAAGGGTCACATCGTCGTCATTACCGCGTATGGTGAATTCGAGTATGCACAGCAGGCGATTACGCTCGGCGTAAAGGATTATATCCTCAAGCCGATCGACTTCCGGGAGATGAACGTCATCGTGCGGCGCATCGCAGAGCAGTTGCGCGAGGAGACGAGGACCGTCCGCCAGCAGTTGTTCGCCGGGGAGGCGGAGAAGGCGTCTGCGGAGCTGCTCGTGGCGGCCGCCATGCAGCGGCGGGAACGAGCTGAAGAGGCCATCGAGACCTTGTTTGCGGCATGGGAACGGCAACGCCAGCCGCTCTCCGCCGTCCTGTCCGCGCTGCGGCAGAGCATTGTGCAGGCGGAGGCGCAGCTTAATGGGCACAATCCGGCCTATTATGCCTCGAAGCAGTCCGTGTTCCTCGAGCTGCTGCATAGACAGGCGGCATGCGCGACCGAGCAGGACGCTCGACTGCTGTTCAGACAGCTGGCGGCGCATATGATCGACTGCTACGAAGAGGCTGGCACGGAAGAAAGAGGCTCGTTCAGCCAGCTAAAGCCGTTGATCAAAGCGCATCTCGGCGAGGAAATTTCGCTGGAGTGGCTGGCGCAGCGCGTGCACATCAGCGCGAATTATCTGAGTGTCGTGTTCAAGAAAGAAACGGGAGAAAACTTCAACGAATTCGTCATGCGGGAGAGGATGATGTCCGCCCGGGAGTTGCTGGGCAGCCAAGAGCACCGGATCATCGACATCGGGGTCAAGGTCGGTTACGCGAATTACCGCAGCTTCAGCAGAGCTTTCAAAAACTTCTTCGGTCTGTCGCCGAGCGAATTCCGCGATCAGCATGGCTGCCGCTGA
- a CDS encoding discoidin domain-containing protein, whose amino-acid sequence MKERRGLRLQWGRKSLLLLLTAALLLPTGWICDAPEASAEAAPTADLPISREVRVAAIAATASSGKTGHGPELALDGVHGDEANNWRPATRPTASNPQWIQLDLGRLTKVGALEAIVVGDDGPMRYAVQVSQDGSHFQTVAEREVQSSRTLFSAWDSVEARYVRLLVTDSFGPDSPINEIILFPDVLPHRVGILSCFPDMKNFGDAGLASLLNQHQQLMNLCVSIADPASPGINLMPELIDDALYPNGISDQDVLDYVSNPANYSWEYADEMFKRFTDVGMDIWLGFQGFSSRAFPSFYSTIVDEIGRTIEHRDFFNELHNETVIEVAKQTMRHFDSNPNIRKFSILGPGWFGGIEYYSGHSPELLAVYSESAQTSFRSWLSDKYGTIGELNESWGKSYESFDEISSPLPNRSNADSVDDRPEWADLMFWKMEYMDDFLNKYMQEMRSVSDKQIHVEVDGGYQSAPMETGESMGKIARDFSKYDNIIFGNSNLDASYGVAQYAATARFYGLKGTMDDTAQPSDKAQTDNAFNFLSRGVDMLAHSALGWDYEAFNGGTGKWDPNGNYSGNDLYRYTQANAKKYLTIDPEPEGPDVLIFNPWYANLFRQGYDRNDHNFIFDGDHGISWFGAPIANWAHYLQSPDILDDFPIEDGALDNYKVFISPNMGVTLTSDAAEAKIKSWVQRGGAFASFGTDSFSYRLKLEDRRLEGGDEVDDWMMGMLAGSEATERAGTQVKVSNQAPAWLKSLAAGASVTVSAETGSAGKALSALPPNAVPVLEDEAGNVIMAEYAVGEGSVLFGTLPVADNAMFKDSFMSRLLSDYADSRGIKRTVTADPAKFHVADAGVDANTGKRVIEVARNATTDPNEVLVIRHAPSLDGAEAIIDLNWEKDSVLEYTFESGKAFVYVPSADGVIASSGTITEEDGRQVVTLDLSNGYPLSSISLNAEKPLAALAFAADGFGSGWQKVGGAFSGSPVTVASIGAVASSAGTEGAVGKLVSKPFVITEDALAFYGAGYAGESGTGEQPAGEDKVIADFETGDWSELAYVDTEVFGASPATGGAGWVSDGDGYYAASSTGGGQKGKLRTASFVIDRPTLAFDGAGWNGTVYGEGPWPYALNNRFYLKDAATDEILIEEVPTNRVGDSGRMKTYVWDVSQWAGKEVYFEAADAIGAEESAVYGGGFDWLAVDNVKLTGEPFQTEASVTGQNRFVLKAIDGSVLRSAAPPNGEAYELIYWDVSNLKGRTVYMEAADGMDTAADGWLAFGAPFLFDHKDAVEDDYWSFESGTYADWEHTGDAFGSEPNSRYLGRPLGSGNGKYWADSLAAGEDKTGTMTSKSFVVDKPILSFLAAGWNGQSGWNPPRNYYELIDENGQRLRLATPPGQSSQPLNQFIAQYWDVSDLIGETVRFRVVDGDSGSGYAWLAMDSIHLLDNSDFEMGSYASWQSTGTAFGTEPASLEHPTVARGARGKRWSDSSSGGATAAGTLTSAPLKLEGEWLSFLAAGFADGGANYYRLLTIDGQELDRVAPPNTADFVPLKLHALGGEGTLVRFEAVDGSASEPEGWLSFDDLNERRLLPDKLTLRLSEDGAQWTDEVELGGIGATRLAYELPGGETYRYVQWIVEGGRVDAGFLKLLQLRQQVSRWTDGAMGPDGMLDLGQSRSVNGLKLQFATEKTRSFVLETSADGQTWSPTYKAIAQKGASVQAVFPAVSARYVKVAGLSSESAVGMTAQVVAPPELNLRNIPDPSDGTDNGAPEPERPNGPDSNYGAPARELLDVDVVQENGRTTLSIRVQTKPEGNDGGAAAELTRAQWTALAKLAAEKFAEGQRVHVTVKVLAPKDVLIVNLRLPSGAMTALEQGSDWTLEVDFPAGRIRLNKEAMETLTAAAGQGSVAVGLTRSVPGQSVPEVQASSLTSSESGEIYRFSIKANEQSLATLSKGKAEIAVPYVLGEGKDMHAVVAREVGQNGALKALRGGFDASRSVVRFVTGELAPFAIDYNKVVFNDVPRDAWYGESTAYLAARGIILGKGTGIFAPDVSVTRADFLVMAMRAYGIVPKDETGSSFDDAGSAYYTPYLDAAKRLGLVNGVGGNRFAPVDAMSRQDMLVILQRLLSRIGELPQARTDSAAFYFEDEAQISGYAREAVHGFAKAGVVTGYRNTIDPGGITSRAQAAQILYRLLNR is encoded by the coding sequence ATGAAGGAACGAAGAGGATTAAGGTTACAATGGGGCCGCAAAAGTCTGCTGCTGCTGCTGACGGCGGCGTTGTTGCTGCCCACGGGCTGGATCTGCGATGCGCCCGAGGCTTCGGCGGAAGCCGCGCCGACGGCGGACCTGCCGATTTCTCGGGAGGTGCGGGTGGCGGCCATTGCGGCTACGGCGTCATCCGGCAAGACCGGTCACGGCCCGGAGCTTGCGTTGGACGGCGTGCATGGGGACGAGGCTAACAACTGGCGTCCCGCTACCAGGCCGACTGCGTCGAATCCGCAGTGGATTCAGCTGGATCTGGGCCGGTTAACGAAGGTCGGGGCGCTGGAAGCAATCGTCGTCGGCGATGACGGTCCGATGCGTTACGCCGTTCAGGTTTCGCAGGACGGCAGTCACTTCCAGACGGTTGCGGAGCGGGAGGTGCAATCGAGCCGAACGCTATTCAGCGCTTGGGACAGCGTGGAGGCACGTTACGTGCGGCTGCTCGTCACGGACAGCTTCGGCCCGGACAGCCCGATCAACGAAATTATTCTGTTTCCGGACGTTCTTCCGCACCGCGTAGGCATTCTTTCGTGCTTTCCCGACATGAAAAATTTCGGCGACGCCGGGCTGGCCTCGCTGCTTAACCAGCATCAGCAACTGATGAACCTGTGCGTCAGCATTGCGGATCCGGCAAGCCCCGGCATCAACTTGATGCCGGAGCTGATCGACGACGCGCTGTATCCCAACGGCATTTCCGATCAGGACGTTCTCGACTACGTGAGCAACCCTGCGAACTACTCGTGGGAATACGCGGACGAAATGTTCAAACGGTTTACAGACGTCGGGATGGATATCTGGCTCGGATTCCAGGGCTTTTCCAGCCGGGCTTTCCCCAGCTTCTATTCTACGATCGTAGACGAGATCGGAAGAACGATCGAGCACCGCGATTTTTTCAACGAGTTGCACAACGAGACCGTCATCGAAGTGGCCAAGCAGACGATGCGGCATTTCGACAGCAACCCGAACATTCGGAAGTTTTCCATTCTCGGACCGGGCTGGTTCGGCGGGATCGAGTATTATTCCGGTCACAGTCCGGAACTGCTGGCCGTATACAGCGAAAGCGCGCAGACCAGCTTCCGCTCTTGGCTCTCGGACAAGTACGGCACGATCGGGGAGCTGAACGAGAGCTGGGGCAAGAGCTACGAAAGCTTCGACGAAATCTCGTCTCCACTGCCCAATCGTTCGAACGCCGATTCCGTGGACGATCGGCCGGAGTGGGCCGACCTGATGTTCTGGAAAATGGAGTACATGGACGATTTTCTGAATAAGTACATGCAGGAGATGCGGTCTGTGTCGGACAAGCAAATCCATGTCGAAGTCGACGGCGGATATCAGAGCGCACCGATGGAGACAGGAGAGAGCATGGGTAAAATCGCCCGCGACTTCAGCAAATACGACAACATTATTTTCGGCAACAGCAATCTGGACGCGTCTTACGGCGTCGCCCAATACGCCGCCACGGCACGCTTCTACGGGCTTAAGGGCACGATGGACGATACGGCGCAGCCGTCCGACAAAGCCCAGACGGACAACGCCTTCAACTTCCTGAGCCGAGGCGTCGACATGCTGGCGCATTCGGCGCTCGGCTGGGACTACGAGGCGTTCAACGGCGGCACCGGGAAGTGGGACCCGAACGGCAACTATAGCGGCAACGATCTGTACCGTTATACCCAAGCGAACGCCAAGAAGTACCTCACGATCGATCCGGAGCCGGAAGGACCGGACGTGCTGATCTTTAATCCTTGGTACGCCAATCTGTTCCGTCAAGGGTACGACCGCAACGACCATAACTTTATTTTCGACGGCGACCACGGCATATCGTGGTTCGGAGCGCCGATCGCCAATTGGGCGCACTATCTGCAGTCGCCCGACATTCTCGACGACTTCCCGATCGAGGACGGCGCGCTGGACAATTACAAGGTGTTCATCAGCCCCAACATGGGCGTGACGCTGACCTCGGACGCCGCTGAGGCCAAGATCAAATCTTGGGTGCAGCGGGGCGGCGCTTTCGCCAGCTTCGGAACGGATAGCTTCAGCTACCGCCTGAAGCTGGAGGATCGGCGGTTGGAGGGCGGTGACGAAGTGGACGACTGGATGATGGGCATGCTAGCCGGCTCAGAGGCGACTGAACGCGCGGGGACTCAGGTCAAGGTGTCCAATCAGGCGCCGGCATGGCTGAAGTCGCTTGCGGCGGGCGCATCCGTAACGGTTTCGGCGGAGACCGGAAGCGCGGGTAAGGCGCTTAGCGCGCTGCCCCCGAATGCGGTTCCCGTGCTGGAAGACGAGGCGGGCAACGTCATTATGGCGGAGTATGCCGTCGGCGAAGGCAGCGTCCTGTTCGGTACGTTGCCGGTGGCGGACAATGCGATGTTCAAGGATAGTTTCATGAGCAGGCTGCTGTCGGACTACGCCGACTCCCGCGGCATCAAGCGCACCGTAACGGCTGATCCGGCCAAGTTTCATGTAGCGGACGCGGGCGTGGACGCCAACACCGGCAAAAGGGTCATAGAGGTAGCCCGAAACGCGACGACCGATCCGAACGAAGTGCTCGTGATCCGGCATGCGCCGTCGCTTGACGGCGCGGAAGCGATCATCGATCTGAACTGGGAAAAGGACAGCGTGCTGGAATATACGTTCGAGTCCGGCAAGGCGTTCGTATACGTCCCGAGCGCGGACGGCGTGATCGCCTCCAGCGGAACGATTACGGAGGAGGACGGACGGCAGGTTGTCACGCTCGATCTGTCCAACGGCTATCCGCTTTCCTCGATTTCGCTGAATGCGGAGAAGCCGTTGGCAGCGCTGGCTTTCGCCGCGGACGGTTTCGGCAGCGGCTGGCAGAAGGTCGGCGGCGCTTTCAGCGGCAGCCCCGTAACAGTAGCCAGCATCGGAGCTGTCGCAAGCTCCGCGGGGACAGAGGGAGCCGTCGGCAAACTTGTCAGCAAGCCGTTCGTCATAACAGAAGATGCGTTGGCGTTTTACGGTGCGGGGTACGCCGGGGAATCGGGAACCGGAGAGCAGCCGGCAGGCGAGGACAAGGTCATTGCCGATTTCGAGACCGGCGACTGGAGCGAGCTCGCCTACGTCGATACGGAGGTGTTCGGGGCTTCGCCTGCGACCGGAGGCGCCGGGTGGGTTTCGGATGGAGACGGCTACTACGCGGCTTCTTCGACCGGCGGCGGTCAGAAGGGCAAGCTGCGGACGGCATCGTTCGTCATCGACCGGCCGACGCTGGCGTTCGACGGGGCGGGCTGGAACGGCACCGTTTATGGGGAAGGGCCGTGGCCGTATGCCCTTAACAATCGCTTCTACCTCAAGGACGCGGCGACGGACGAAATTCTGATCGAAGAGGTACCGACCAACCGCGTAGGCGACAGCGGCCGGATGAAGACGTACGTATGGGACGTCTCGCAATGGGCAGGCAAGGAAGTTTATTTCGAAGCGGCGGATGCCATCGGCGCCGAGGAATCGGCGGTATATGGAGGCGGATTCGACTGGCTGGCCGTCGACAATGTCAAGCTGACGGGAGAGCCCTTCCAGACGGAAGCCAGCGTGACGGGGCAGAACCGATTCGTGCTCAAGGCGATCGACGGATCGGTGCTCCGATCCGCTGCGCCGCCGAACGGCGAAGCGTATGAATTGATCTACTGGGATGTCTCCAATCTGAAAGGAAGGACCGTCTATATGGAAGCGGCGGATGGCATGGATACAGCGGCGGACGGCTGGCTTGCCTTCGGCGCGCCGTTCCTGTTTGATCACAAGGACGCCGTCGAAGACGACTATTGGTCTTTCGAATCGGGAACGTACGCGGATTGGGAACATACGGGAGACGCTTTCGGGTCGGAACCGAACAGCCGGTACCTGGGCCGTCCGCTCGGCAGCGGCAACGGGAAATACTGGGCGGACAGTCTGGCGGCGGGCGAAGATAAAACCGGGACGATGACGTCCAAGTCTTTTGTCGTCGACAAACCGATTCTGTCTTTCCTCGCAGCCGGATGGAATGGGCAGTCGGGCTGGAACCCGCCGCGCAATTACTACGAGCTGATCGATGAGAACGGGCAGCGATTGCGGCTGGCGACGCCGCCGGGCCAAAGCTCCCAGCCTCTCAATCAATTTATCGCGCAGTATTGGGACGTATCGGATCTGATCGGAGAGACGGTTCGCTTCAGGGTCGTTGACGGAGATTCGGGTAGCGGATACGCCTGGCTGGCGATGGATTCCATTCATCTGCTGGACAACAGTGATTTCGAAATGGGCAGCTATGCTTCCTGGCAGTCGACTGGCACGGCATTCGGCACAGAGCCGGCTTCGTTGGAGCATCCGACGGTCGCACGAGGCGCAAGAGGCAAGCGTTGGAGCGATTCGTCTTCTGGCGGCGCGACCGCCGCGGGTACGCTGACCAGCGCGCCGCTCAAGCTGGAGGGAGAATGGCTGAGTTTCCTCGCTGCGGGCTTCGCCGACGGGGGAGCCAATTATTACCGCTTGCTTACCATCGACGGGCAGGAGTTGGACCGAGTCGCTCCGCCGAACACAGCCGACTTCGTACCGCTTAAGCTGCACGCGCTTGGTGGCGAAGGTACGCTCGTCCGCTTCGAAGCGGTTGACGGCAGTGCGTCCGAGCCGGAAGGCTGGCTTTCGTTCGACGACCTGAACGAACGCAGGTTGCTACCGGACAAGCTGACGCTGCGGTTGTCGGAGGACGGCGCACAGTGGACAGATGAGGTGGAATTAGGCGGAATCGGTGCTACGCGGCTTGCTTACGAATTGCCGGGAGGCGAGACTTACCGCTACGTGCAATGGATTGTTGAAGGCGGCCGTGTCGATGCCGGGTTTCTAAAGCTGCTGCAGCTTCGCCAGCAGGTCAGCCGCTGGACGGACGGCGCGATGGGGCCGGATGGCATGCTTGATCTTGGACAAAGCCGGTCCGTGAACGGCTTGAAGCTGCAATTCGCGACGGAGAAGACGCGCTCGTTTGTGCTGGAGACTTCCGCCGATGGTCAGACCTGGTCGCCGACGTACAAGGCAATTGCCCAAAAGGGCGCGTCGGTTCAGGCGGTATTCCCCGCAGTAAGCGCTCGTTATGTCAAGGTTGCCGGACTGTCATCCGAAAGTGCTGTTGGGATGACCGCCCAGGTTGTGGCACCGCCCGAGCTGAATTTGCGGAACATTCCCGATCCGAGCGACGGTACTGACAATGGGGCACCGGAGCCTGAGAGGCCGAATGGTCCAGACTCGAACTACGGAGCGCCCGCGAGAGAATTGTTGGACGTCGACGTTGTGCAGGAGAACGGAAGAACGACTTTGTCAATTAGAGTGCAAACCAAGCCTGAAGGGAATGACGGCGGAGCCGCTGCCGAATTAACCCGGGCTCAATGGACAGCGCTGGCGAAACTGGCGGCCGAGAAGTTTGCGGAGGGGCAGCGCGTACATGTGACCGTCAAAGTTTTGGCACCGAAAGACGTGCTTATCGTGAACTTGCGTCTGCCTTCGGGCGCGATGACCGCTTTGGAACAAGGCAGTGATTGGACTCTGGAGGTGGATTTCCCGGCAGGCCGAATCCGATTGAATAAGGAAGCTATGGAGACGTTGACCGCTGCAGCCGGCCAAGGCTCGGTGGCAGTAGGCTTAACGAGATCCGTGCCGGGACAATCCGTTCCGGAAGTGCAGGCTTCGAGCTTGACCTCTTCCGAAAGCGGCGAGATTTACCGATTCTCCATAAAGGCGAACGAACAGTCGCTGGCGACGTTATCCAAAGGGAAGGCGGAAATCGCCGTCCCGTATGTGCTTGGAGAAGGCAAAGATATGCATGCGGTCGTAGCCAGAGAAGTCGGCCAGAACGGAGCGCTGAAAGCGTTGCGCGGCGGTTTCGACGCCTCCCGGAGCGTTGTGCGCTTCGTGACCGGCGAATTAGCGCCGTTCGCAATAGACTACAATAAGGTTGTATTTAATGATGTGCCGAGGGATGCCTGGTACGGAGAGTCGACAGCTTATCTGGCTGCCCGCGGCATTATTCTAGGCAAGGGTACGGGCATCTTCGCTCCGGACGTCAGCGTAACCCGGGCCGATTTTCTGGTCATGGCTATGCGGGCTTACGGCATCGTCCCGAAAGATGAGACCGGCTCATCTTTCGACGATGCGGGGAGCGCCTACTACACGCCTTACTTGGATGCAGCGAAACGGTTGGGTCTGGTAAACGGCGTAGGCGGCAACCGTTTTGCTCCCGTCGATGCAATGAGCAGGCAGGACATGCTCGTTATTTTGCAACGTCTGCTGTCGCGTATTGGAGAGCTACCGCAGGCGAGGACGGATTCGGCAGCCTTCTATTTCGAAGACGAAGCGCAAATTTCCGGTTATGCAAGGGAGGCCGTACATGGTTTTGCAAAAGCAGGCGTTGTGACTGGCTATCGAAATACGATAGACCCCGGTGGAATAACTTCGCGTGCCCAAGCCGCGCAAATCTTGTACCGACTGCTGAACCGATAA